atgTAGTGACGTTGCCAAAACCTGCTCGTTTGTAATACTTGTATACTTATATTACAAACTAGCTGTGCTCCACGGTTTTGCTCGCGTCAATCCCATGTCTGAAGGAATATGGGAATTCAAAGTAGCCCACTTTGCTCCTTTTAGCAAACTCAgaattgattacaaaaataagaaaagtaatgtcaaacaaaggtcacaatatttgtcaggacaacttaattaacaaatcaaactgtaaccaaaataagaccctagattggcagagaatgatcttgtgtgaagtcacgcacttgtgaacctTGTGTGTAGTGTTAAAGGATCCCTTGACTGTAAAAAAACGCCCCCTTTtcaactcaagtcactctccccgcctatcctaagtaacctttaaagaattacacaacaagagatgtggacggtttgaacgccacgagcacactgaaggcttccgtaccgcaagtcgttgcaacgcgatAACACTCCTTTTAACATTAGCTATCTCCCAACGACTACGAGGTAGATTtccaacccgatggtcggatcttctcaaggaaacaggagcccgcTCCTTTTACAGTGCCCTCCAAATGGCCAGCGTCCGTACTCGATAGAGGAGCGTCTACCAAAAGATGACTCTTTTGGTACGActggagagagagagaaagagaaatCTGCTAATTATAGCGTTCTTGTTTCGGAAATAAGAGagacaaaaatttcatttaaaattgttcattttaaataaatatgcctTCTCCCATTTGGTgaaaagttgtaaatttaaaattacaaatagacACTTTCATTCATTTGTTTGTCTTTGATGCGATTTTgatgttttatctatactaatgttataaagagatCAAGTTTGTAAGCCTCAGTAGCTCAGTTACTACTGGTTActggttatattaaaaaatacatggcaagtattcttaaaaaaaaaaagtttatggtattgtaggggaaatctctggatctactgcaccgattttgaaaaattttttgcAATTCAAAGttaagttatttgtgagtgtcataggctgtattttatccccgtattctcacgggaacttaATGTTTTGATATATGtaagtatacaaaaaataaacaaacaaagccTTTTTTAGCCTTGCAGGGGTTGGCAGCCTGGTGTGATTGGTAAGAGCGTGGCCAAATTGATGACATTCAAATGTCCACGCGGCGGCCCGGACAAAGACAAgagtaagaagaagaagaagagaggTCGCACGGCTGGCGCTAACATGGGAGGGGGGGATTCGGAGCCTGATGAACCTTTGGAGCCTAAGCCGGCGCTGAAGGTTCAGAGGAAGGGAGACGTATTCACTATACAAGTAAGTCTGTAAGATCTAAATAATCATAGGAAATGATAGATGTTATAGAACgaaggagataacttagagaaagttgttatcactggcaaacTGGAAGGAAAGATACCTCGAGGACGTAgtccgatgcgttggtcagatcacaCCCGCATCACTCTCGATaacaaaagtacacgaagctATACAAGTTGCGAAAAGCTGAGCCGCATGGCGCAACATCGTGCGGGAAAAAGTCGTGAATGtttgataggggtcacgaccctcagtaatgaggaacacgacgcggagagaaaTAAAATTCTATCAGCTCACTAAAaacaatttgttttgtttgtcaaTCAGTTCAGATTTTAgcgacttctaagaaaattccACATATTTTATcaagcattttattttaatttaacaacacCTAAGCCTTTGATTGACATCTCAAGTCTGATGTTTAAGATGGTTGAAATTGGTCTTGGAAGtagtaaaagttatttttttcgataagtacctacctgattttttattgattcatctaaaaattaatataaacaataatgaaTACGCAAGTCCTTAGAATAAGAGTCTAAAATATGAATAccaattttaatagaaaaaaggactatatactattttatctattttccaAATGCCAAAAACAGTTGaaatgcctatttactcttaaTTTGAAGATTCACATTGCAGAAGACGGggaaacggaagctggaagggcgtTTCATATCTCGTCATCATAAAATTTAGGTCGtcctaatataaaatataaatctcaTCATAAAATCTAGGTCatcataatacaaataaatctgtACTAATTTCTAGGTAAACCCCCTGAAAGATCTGACAGAAATCAGCCCCAACGAAGATCCCTACGTGGACTGCGACCCCATGGTATTCAAGATCATCAAGAAACGGAGTCCAGAGGAGCAGGCGAAGGTTGAAGCGAGGAAGATGGTCAAATTGAAGAAACAACGAGACGCTGAGATCCGCAAAGCTCTCTCCGAAGCGGTCGAGGACATCTGCAAATGTGCCTACATGGACGTTTTCTGCAACGACCTGAGTGCTATAGACAATGTCATAGACAACTGTCCAGCGTTCAAAGAGCCTGATTGTGTTTGTAAGAGTGAATCTCTGAGTTCCTTATCCAGCAATGCAACTTGGGATATAGAGTATACTCCTCCTTTTGGTTGTTTCGATTTGACGCCAAAAAAAGCGAAAAACTTCATCCATGTGGAGACTCAATACTTACCAGCTGATGCTGGTATAGTTGAAGTGCCGAAGATCAGGTGTAAAATGTCTTGCGCGTCAATGAAGAAGAGGAAATCTAAATCCAAAAAGTAATCGTGCAGCCCCTGTTGTTCTTGAGCGTTTTGGTTTTTGGCATTTCCAAATTCTTTTGTGTCGTGACTAATAACCTTGGATTTTAagtgtaatatttaattgttacaAATGTAcggtttttcataaaatatctatattaaacagattttttataacTCTTACTTTACTCGGTTTTAATGTTCTATTAATCAAATGAATGTAGATACGCAATAAGCAATTTAAGGGTGGTCTTTACGACACACAAAAACTGATTGACTGTTTATGTGGCTCGAGATGTATGGCTCTTTAATTAGAGGCGAAGGTTTCCACTTCATTAGGTGAACTATTTGGTTGCTCCTTCAAAACTATGCTAACATAATAAATGCGAGAATAAGCTGGTTCATCAGTCTGACACTTTTTGATGGCTAAACTTCTGAACCTAATTTGATCAATTTTAGTACAGTGATAAATAAGAACTTGGAACAGAAAAATCCAATGTTTTTGCGGTGAAATCAGATTTTGACGTCAACTTAAATGACGGAAACAGAGACCTATCTACCTATAACTGAATATACTTAAACATACGTACTTCTTGAAGACCGGTCCAAATGATGCAGGGTCGTGGCTTTATGCAGCAACGGAGCGAAAATACTCGTCGTCACTATCAAGAAGCCTCCAAGTATTAACGCCGATGGGTCTATATTGATTTTTGGCCAACcctgaaataaatatttgggtttataaataaatggaaTTGTCTATCCAGACGCACTACTCTCCGAAACTACGTAGGTGCACAGGTTGATTGTGAGACCTTTGAAGCACCATAAAGAatttgtttgattaaaaaattttatcCAGAAAACAGGACGGAGTCAGTAGGTAATTGgcaataagaaaataatttaatttgctaaaaaataagtaatttattaactaaactaattaatttttgtgtgccaattattgtattggttaattttaggtaaattaaaatatctgaTACTAGGTATATAGTCATTGATACGTAGGACATCTTTTACAATtgaatcaagttaatttttcgtgagtagcttcatctggatgagacgatcaacttttctATTTATggaaattcttgattctggtagccaATTGAGTTactaggaaataaaaatttctgagcgttggAACGAGATGtatcacgcaatttgtaggtcattgtggctgttaagttgtataactattaattaatcattaaacaatgaggttattaaaagttgtaatAAACCAGCGGTttcttttttactgttgcttaattaatagttatacaacctAACAGCCACAGTGTACTACAAATTGTGttgtacattatctcgttccgatgctcagaaatttttatttcctggtaagcTACCAGAGTCTagtattttcgtaaataaaaaagttgatcgtctcatcgagatgaagttactcacgaaaaattaacttgatagtaatcagttgtaaaaaatgttctacgtaACCCTGACTATATACGTACTAtcagatattttaatttacctacAATTAACCAATACAATAATTGGCATttgataaacaataaataaattagtttagttgataaatacttttttttattgcaaattaaataattatcttaTTGTCTATTATCTACTGACTCCGTCCTGTTTTCTGGATAAAATTTCTTAatcaaacaaaatgaaattttttactTCAAGATGCTGAACGTAAAACTATCATGCATAGAAGTAGTGTAGATAAAGTCACTAGAAAGAGCTGATGCATATTTTAAGGTAGAACTTACTATGCCTGGAAAACCAAATTGCCCCACTGCATTGAGTGTTTTCTtgataggtatttttaaaaatggtatTGAAAAGTCGAATCCAAcctgaaatattaaaaaggtaaaattaaaagtattatcatataatattttagGTAGGGAAAACCTTTTCTGCAAAGGTACCTAAACACTTAAATTACAAAAGCCTTTTCCAAATCAGTTCGTAATCATGTTTTTGTTAATACACCATGAATtaatgtgaattaaaaaaaaaaaacttccttTTGTCCACAGAACACATAACGTTATAAAAGCTAATACTTTCCTTTTATCGGAGGACATCGAACGAGGGTCTCTAAGTTTAAATCACAAAGCAATGGCGCCAAAAAAGTCGTGAATATAAATCCTTAATACTGCAAAGGAATTGAACCAAAAATACCGAAATGAGTTCCAAGTCTCTTTTAGGCTGTctgtatttaacaaaataaacttcagtccattggaaaaatatattgataatgtACTTACCTCAACATCTTCAGAATCTGcgttaaaagtaaatatttttggttGCCTCGATTCAGTTTTCAAAACTTCGTTTGATACAAAACCCAATACACCACTAACTACTAAAAACTTTAAGGAAAGCCGTAACATGATTTTCAAATTCCGAAACGAACTTTATTTCTTCGTTTTTTAACGTTTCTGAACgaaaagttaataatatttaatttataaacaaattaattaataatttttattttattgtagtatTTTAGTAGTTTAAATCACGTTTCACTCTGaataagataaaatattgaaattcaatatgataaaattcaatttttcgaAAAGTTTTTCAACGTGACTAATGTTCGAATTTTGAATATGATTTTATTATGCAGCCATGTGTATTCCGCGATAACTTTAGTTGGATTGGCGCCACTTTATGGTGAATTTGCAGAAATAGTTGAGAAGGAAGCACAGACATACGGCTTCCGTCTATTGTTGCGAAAAATTATAACAGTTTATTACGTAGATAGGAATCAGTAAAGGCGATACCTAAGAGGAAAGTAGACATGGCGGACGGCGGTTATTTAAATGGACCATTCAGTATGATGAGCGTCCatctttcatatattttttattttacggcccTGTATATtaaagttcgtttcatgtagaatagtgcgggtgacagttcgtttcactcttgaaagttcgccgcgattcatgataatagtacgtactatgaacgtcatacaCATTCATGCTATCACTGTCACCtcactcatgctatctgaaaaacactttagtccTGAAATCTTAGGCGTACTTTCAtttagggttaggccaatagtccaccacgctgacccaatgcgaattagcagacttcacactcgcagagaattaagaaaattctctggtatgctggttgcctcacaatgtttttccttcaccgtttgagacacgtgatattaaattttataaaatgcacacaactgaaagttggaggcacatgccccggactagattcgaacccacaccctccgaaatcggaggcagaggttatttccacggggctatcacggctcttacataTCACtagtttttttacatattaacgcctaacttcagtttgaagaagGCACTCAGCGATGTGACGATGactagtggcgtgcataaggtatgaactagtaaaaaaattaagcaaactggatttttttttaataagtactaagaagacaactcttagagtatgcagtactttaatgcatgtgcacgccactgacgaTGACAATATCCGAACTCCAAGCGTCTTATAATTTCCTCGCAGTCGTAAGCTTCATCTATGAATATCAAACAATGGTTGCCGGTTGGGAGGTCTGGTAGATTCTTTACTCTGTAACGTTTACATACGAGACAATTTGTAACATTCTACGGTACATGAACTACTGATGAGTTGTTTTAAATTATCTCTTATTATTCAAATCTACCTCGTTGGTCCGATACTTAGTCCCGGGTTTGAGTTTtggatgaagttttttttttattttttttaactgatttcaaaaaaaggaggaggttctcactGGTAcaagtatgtttattttaatgtttattacttaactcataacttcatcatttataacaattttaaaaattcttttttgtttgaaagagtataacCTAAGAGTAACCTAAGACTTAAGAGTCTATAAGAGTAGATCTttattggtttaataaaagtatgtttcttgaagaaaactttattttttttataattcttcttgctcaaaaagttcgccagtgtaccaaagcggcgaagtaacattttatatattttttgtaacaagcatcacaaacaagaaaacgaataaaattcaaaaaatgtcgtaaaacttaAGCtctatggtcaacgatctttgcttagccccgttggggacaaattaaagatgaattacgaatgtaaaacatttttggataaagcaattatttcattattaaagtagcaACATCAAGATTTTTggacatattataattaaattggttACGGCCCGAGGATGggcattccttttttttttttttttttttttttttttttattctttacaagttagcccttgactacaatctcacctgatggtaagtgatgatgcagtctaagatggaagcgggctaacttgttaggagaaggatgaaaatccacacccctttccgtttctacacggcatcgtaccggaacgctaaatcgcttggcggtacgtctttgccggtagggtggtaactagccacggccgaagcctctcaccagccagacctggacaaattaagaaaatctcaatctgcccagccggggatcgaacccaggacctccgtcttgtaaatctaccgcgcataccactgcgccacgggggccgtcTTTCCTCCCTTTCCCTTTTTAGACAAAATTCCACATCACATAATCTgtgatacattttattaaactgTAACCATTATTTAAGTATCCAAAATTAAATGCTCTTTTTACATGACGCGATGTATACCGTCCGTTACATTCCGTTTGTCTCGCTTGTGACATAATTAagcttatttctttatttatgtaactgaataaatatttcctgTTGTGAAAAAGTTTTCggttctattatttttttttataaagctaCTAATTTGCTGGGCTATTTGTAAACTCGGTCGCTTTCGGAAAATGAAACTAACCGAGTTTTAATgggttttcataaaattatattaaatatcacgtgtctcaaacggtgaaggaaaaacattatgaggaaacctgcataccagagaattttcttaattctctgcgtgtttgaagtctgccaatccgcattgggtccgcgtagtggactattgacctagcccctcctgagagaagactcgcgctcagcagtgagccgaatatgggttgaaaatgatgatgatgatgctacaAATTTTTGTATCACTCTATaaagttgcattttaaaataggtCTACGAACAGTAACGAATTACCTGCTGAGCTGTGGTGGATTTTAGAGATTACTTGAATCCaaattatagcctcaatagctcaacggtaagagcgattggactcatcaccgaggggtggtggttcgatccccgccccgttggtctattgtcgtacccactcctagtctagtctttcccgactagttggaagggaatgggaatattggtcatattataaaagatacggcaaatatttaaaaaaaaaaacaaaattcgttTTTCCCAAGTAGGTATACAGGTAGTTccattttacaagcacttttgaaacgtcaacatTTGTTTAAGACCATATCAATCGCTCTATCTTGGATAATAGGtactttaaataatgtttttactttataaatatactcagaggcacaattatccgcccactttaatatacgcGAGTAtcttattataagtaaataatagaaatatttgAGATCGTAAACCAGGTTAATTACCTGGATCAATGAGACCGGGGATCTTCTTGGAAGAAACGAAATTCCAATATTTCATACCTCAATCTAGGGGTCAAGGACT
The Bicyclus anynana chromosome 21, ilBicAnyn1.1, whole genome shotgun sequence genome window above contains:
- the LOC112046451 gene encoding uncharacterized protein LOC112046451, with product MLRLSLKFLVVSGVLGFVSNEVLKTESRQPKIFTFNADSEDVEVGFDFSIPFLKIPIKKTLNAVGQFGFPGIGWPKINIDPSALILGGFLIVTTSIFAPLLHKATTLHHLDRSSRKAFENETDPNLYIAEKLLSKSRGCPERIACWSTQRTKNPEVIKALKHIMRNKLLSSMVNTTALEIATAKGRSGQNCELYIPCPIEEKNLPKIIDSLTVLTNFKTRG
- the LOC112046450 gene encoding uncharacterized protein LOC112046450 gives rise to the protein MGWLWDTQDVPGLKPCRGWQPGVIGKSVAKLMTFKCPRGGPDKDKSKKKKKRGRTAGANMGGGDSEPDEPLEPKPALKVQRKGDVFTIQVNPLKDLTEISPNEDPYVDCDPMVFKIIKKRSPEEQAKVEARKMVKLKKQRDAEIRKALSEAVEDICKCAYMDVFCNDLSAIDNVIDNCPAFKEPDCVCKSESLSSLSSNATWDIEYTPPFGCFDLTPKKAKNFIHVETQYLPADAGIVEVPKIRCKMSCASMKKRKSKSKK